The DNA region CTTCATCAATGGAATGGTGATCACGCCGGTGGAAGCCGTATTGGCCACGGCTGAACCGGTAATCGACCCCATCAGGCCCGAAGACGCCACCGCGACCAGACCCGGGCCACCCGTAATCCGCCCGGCCGTGGCCCTGGCCAGGGCCAGTATGAAATCGCCGGCGCCGGAACGCACGAGGAATGCACCAAGCAGGATGAACATGAAGACATAACTCCATGATATCCGGGCAATCGTCCCAAACATTCCCTCCGAGGTATACACCGAACGGAACAACATGGTCTCGAGACTGAGACCGGGAAAGGCGAAGATGCCTCCGATGTGCTGCCCCCACCACACCGCGTAGCTCAGGCCAAGTACAACCAGCGCCGGGATCAGCACCCCCGCCGTGCGCCGCGCCAGTTCGATCGACAGGGTCACGATGGCCACAGAGGCCACCCAGTCAGTCGTCGAGAAATGCAGGCCGCGTTCGTACAGATATTCCTCCAGCAACAGGACCGCGGCACAGGCCAGAATCAGCAATACCCCGGCGGCGATATCCAGCCAGCCACCGATATCGGCTCGCCCCGCAACGGCCACACCCCGGCTGGGGAAGAGCACCAGAGCCAGCAGCCCAAGGCTGCCAAAATGAAAAGTCGCCACCCACAGGTCGGGCCAGATCAGCCAGGTATTGAGTGCGACATGCAGCACCGCAATGACGGCAGCTCCCACAAACAACACCACCTGCCCCCAGGGTGGCAAGTCCCGCGCTCCGGTGCCCTGGCTGGATCGTGCACTAGCCAGGATGCGCTCGCGCCAGGACGACGAGCCACTCATTCTGCCCGCTCCTCGGGTGGCAGCAGTGGCTCCGGTATGTCGATTCCCCGTTCGCGATAAAAGCGCACCGCACCGGGGTGCAGGGGAACCGGCAGGCCATCCAGGGCTGCCTCGAGACTCATGGAGCGGGTCGCTGCATGAAAGGCGTGCAGAAAACCCAGGTTGTCGTACAGGGCGACCAGCAGCTTGTAGACATGGGCATCAGGCACCTCGGCCGTCACTGCCAGCAGATTGGACTGGGCAATCGTCCTGACCGCCTCGTCCTGGTGCGGATAGGTGCCGGCCTCGATTTCAAAGAACTGCCACAGTTCGGGATAGTTGCGATTGACCGCATCGCGATGCGACGGCTCGAATGATAGCAATACGCCCTCCCCCCGCGCTGCAGCCATGGCTCGGGTAACCGCACCGACCGGCACCCCCGCCGGCGTATTCATGCCGTCGATCAGTTGATTCTGAAAGGCATCGGCGCTGGCACCATAGCCCTGATAGACCAGGTGGAACTCGGCATCCGGGTCCATACCCAGTGCACCCAGGATATGTCGATTGGAGCCCTCGGTGCCGGAATAGCGCGCGCCGATGGAAAAGCGCCGGCCCGCCAACTGCCCCAGGTCGTCCATCGTGCCGGTCGGGGCCAGCGACCGGCGAATCAGAAAGTGCTCGACATTGGGCCACAACGCAGTCACGCTGCGCAGCTCGGCAAACGGCTCCTGGGCCTCCAGCCGGCCTTCGCCCCGCCACGCCCAGGCGCCGTAGAGCCCCTGGAGGATGGCGAAAGAGGCCTCTCCCGAGCGCATCAGCCTGAGATTCTCCTCGGACCCGGCGCTGCTGATGGCCGCCAGCGCCACGCCGTGCTCTTCCTCGAGCACCTGCTTGGTCAGGGTGGCAATGGCCACGCCAACGGGATAGAACGTGCCACCGGTCGTGGCGGTGGCCACGATATGAACGTGGTTTTCTGGATCACGCTGCCCGCTCAGCCACCCAAACAGCAGAACCATCAGAGCCAGGCTAAGCAGCGCAAGGCCGATACGCCGTGTCTGCACGGGCAAACGCATGCCGCCGAACCCGGACTCAGTCGGAGGGCATGTCGCCCGATTGCAGGCGTGATGTGGTTGCGCGCAGGAAAACGGTGCTGGTTTCCGGGATAGGCTCGGCAGCCCCCTCTTCGGCCACCATCAGTAACCCGGATTGACCTTCCGGCACGCCCAGCATGGTATCGGCCAGCACTTCCCACTCGCCATCGATCTGTTCATGCACCGCAAGGTGCAGCCACACGGCATGGTCGGGCGCAGATTCGTATGCAGCCGGCCGCTCTACCTCGACCTCGATGCGCCAGCCCGAATCGCTGCCCCCCACTTCAACCATGGCGGGCTGGCCGGCTTCCACGATCATGCTGGGCTCGCCCTGGACTTCGCCGTGCAGCCACAGCTCGAACTCGACCAGGAAGCGCGCCCCTTCATCACTGGCCTGTGCCGCGCCAAGCCACAACAGGCAAAGCAGCAGAGCGTACCGACCCGTCCTCACCTCGGTCAGGCCTCCCGGTTGCGAAAGCGCTCGGGCAGCACTTCCGTATCAGGCTGGTCGGATCCTTCCTTTTCGACCGGCATCAGGTCCTGCTTGGACACACCCATGATCAACGCCAGGTTACCGGCGATGTAGATCGAGGAATAGGTACCGACCAACACGCCAATGATCAGCGTAAAGGCAAAGGCATGGATGATCTCGCCACCAAAGTAGAGCAGCGCCAACAACACCAGCAGCGTGGTCATGGAGGTCATGATGGTGCGGCCCAGCATCTGGTTGATCGACAGATTGCAAAGCTCTTCCGGCGTGCCCTTGCGCTTGACGCGGAAGTTCTCGCGCAATCGATCGTAGAGCACGATGGTGTCGTTGAGCGAATAACCAATCACGGCCAGGATGGCGGCAACCACGGTCAGATCGAAGTTGACCTGGAACAGCGCCAGCAATCCGACCACCAGCAGCACGTCGTGCACGAGGGCGCCGACCGCGCCCACGGCAAAGCGCCACTGAAAACGGAAAGACACATAAAGCAGAATGCCGATCAGCGCATAGAGCAGCGCCAGCCCACCCTGTTCGGCCAGCTCCTGGCCAATCTGCGGGCCGACAAACTCGACCCGGCGCATGTCAATGCCGGCCTCATGGCGCTGAAGCGCCTCGAGCACCCGGGTACTGAGGTCGGCGCCGGTCTCGTCGGCTTCGCCGACCGGAATGCGGACCACGATCTCGCGCGCCGTGCCGAAGGTCTGCACGGTGAAGTCGTCAAAACCGTCCTGGGCCAGGGCTTCGCGAACCTCGGCCAGCTCCGGTGCCGTAGGGTAACCGACCTCGATCAGCGTTCCGCCGGTAAAGTCCAGGCCGAAATTGAGGCCGCGCCCCACCAGTGCGGTGATGCCGACCAGCAGGACAAGGGCCGAAAGAACCAGCGCCGCATTGCGCAGGCGCATGAAGTCGATCTTGGTATCTGGCTTGATGATTTGCATGGTGATAATTCCTCAGATCGCCAGGGCCTTGACCCGCTTGCGACCACCGTAAATCAGGCCGATGACAGCACGGGTGCCGAGAATGGCAGTGAACATGGAAGTGACAATACCCAGGCTCAGGGTCACGGCAAAGCCCTTGATCGGTCCGGTTCCGAACATGAACAGCACGATGGCCGCGATCAGCGTGGTGACGTTGGCATCGGCAATCGTCGAGAAAGCCTTCTCGTAACCGGCACGAATGGCCGCCTGTGGCGTGTTGCCGTTATTCAGCTCCTCGCGTATTCGTTCAAAGATCAGCACATTGGCGTCGACGGCCATACCAACGGTCAACACGATCCCGGCGATGCCGGGCAGGGTCAGCGTTGCCCCCAGCATCGACAGCAGCGCGACGATCAACACCAGGTTGGCCGTCAGCGCCAGGTTGGCGACCAGGCCGAACACTTTGTAATAGAAGGCCATCACGACCAGCACCAGGGCAAAGCCGATGATTACCGAGCGGAAGCCCTGATCGATGTTGTCCTGCCCCAGGCTCGGGCCGACCGTACGTTCTTCGATGATCTGCATGGGTGCCGCCAGCGCACCGGCGCGCAGCAGCATGGCCAGCTGCGCGGCCTCGGTCGAGGAGCCCAGCCCGGTGGTCTGGAAGCGACGCCCGAAGGGCTCGCGCGTGACCGCCGCGGAAATGACCTCCTCGACACGGCGGGTGGTATGCACCTCCTCGCCATCTTCGATACGCGTCTCCGGCCGGTGCTCGATGAACACCACCGCCATGCGGTTGCCGACATTCTGGCTGGTGTGATCCAGCATGCGTCGGGCACCGACACCATCCAGCGTGACCACGACATTGGGCTGGCCGGTCTGCTGATCGAAGCCGGCGGCGGCACCGATCAGGTTGTCGCCAGAGGCAATGACCTCGCGCGACAGCAGCAGGGGTTCGCCGTTGCGATGGAAATACAGCCGCGATCCCGGCGGCACCCGCCCGGTACGCTGCGCCTCGTAGGGGTCATTCTGCTCATCCACGGCCCGGTACTCGACGGTGGCCGTGGCACCCAGCACTCGCTTGGCCTCGGCCGTGTCCTGGACACCGGGCAGCTGAACGACAATGCGATCCGAACCCTGCTGCTGGATGATGGGCTCGGAAACCCCCAGCTCGTTGACGCGGTTGCGCAAGGTGGTGATGTTCTGGCGCAGGGCGGTCTGCTGGAGTTCATCCAGATACTCTTCGTCGATGGTGGCGCGGACGTTGAAGGTGTTGGTTGCGTCACGGGCTTCGAGTTCCAGCTCGTCGATCTCGCGGCCGATGGCCTGCATGGCCGCATCCCGGTCCTCCGCGGAACGCAGCTCCGCCACGACGGCATTGCGATCAACCCGCACCGAGCGATAGCGAATGCCGGCATCGCGCAGGATGTTTCTCAGATCGCTGACATAGCGTTCAAGCTGCTGCTCGCGGGCCGAATCCATGTCGACCTGCATGAGGAAGTGCACCCCGCCCTGCAGGTCCAGCCCCAACACCATGGGCTCGGCGCCCAGCGGCGCCAGCCAGAGCGGAGTTGCCGGTGCCAGGTTGAGTGCCACGACATAATCTTCGTCACTCAGATCCTCACGCAGCACATCGGCGGCGCGCAACTGACGGTCGGTGTTCTCGAACCGCACGAGAAGCCGCTGTGGTTCGAACTCGATGTGCCGGTACTCGATACCGGCAGCTTCCAGGCTGCGCTCAACCTCACCGGTCAGTTCCGGCTCGAGCTCGAAGCCGCGCATCGAGGACACCTGCACGGCCGGATCATCGCCGAAGATGTTGGGCAGGGCGTAAATGATGCCTGCAAGAATCACGATGATCAGCAGGACATACTTCCAACGGGGAGTTCGGTTCATGGGATATATTTCAAAAATTCCGGGGATCGCAAGACTTCAGGCCCGCGATACTTGGATCAGTGGGCGGAATCCATGGTTCCCTTCGGAACCACCTGCGCCACGGAATGTTTCTGCAACTTGATGGTGACATCCTTGTTCAGTTGCAGCGAGACAAAGCTTTCGCCAACCTCGGTGATGCGACCCAGCATGCCGCCGGCGGTCACGACTTCGTCGCCTACCGACAGGCCGGACACCAGCTCACGGTGCTGCTTGTTACGCTTCATCTGCGGCCGGATCAGCAGAAACCAGAAGATGACGACGATCAGAATCAGCGGAATCAGGCTGGCCAGCATGCTCGGTTCCTGGGCGCCTGCATCCTGGGCCATGGCACTGGCAATCAGAAAATCCATAGTTGGTTTCCTCGGGTATTCGAGTATCAGGTTATCTTGGGACGGATCGCGTCGGATCCAAACAGGCTATTATTGCACAGCCATCGTCAGCCGACCAGCCGGGACGGCTCAGGATGCGTGCATTTCCAGCCGCAGCCACGCCCGGGCACGCTTGAGCTCGCGATTGATGGTGCGTGACGAACAATCGCTCAACTCGGCCAGCTCGGCCGCGGAATAGCCGGCGAAATAGCTGCCGACAACCAGCTCGGCGAGCTTCGCGTCATGCTCCTGCAGCCTGTCGATGGCCTCCTCGATCACGAGCACGCGCTCGGCCTCCTCGCGAGACACCGATGCCGAGTGGTCGCTGAGTTCAACGTGTACTGCCCCCTGCCCCCGCTTTTGACTCAGCCTGGCGCGCGCATGATCGACGATCAACTGGCGCACCGTCAGGGCAGTCAGGCGCAGCAGGTGCTTGCGATTCTGTACCGCCGGGGTGTCCTTGCCGAAGACCTTGAGAAACGCCTCATGGACCAGGATCGTGGTTTGCGGAGCCCCGCCGCTCGCGTTGCCGCGCTGAAAGTGAGCCACTCGACGCATGTCATCGTAGACCAGCGCGATGAGCTGCTCCAGTGACTCCGGTGATTGCTGGAGGCGTTCCAGCAGGTGGGTGACTTCCCCCGCATCGTCCATCTGCTGCCGGTCGGCATCATCGCTGTTCATGGTCAACCCTCCTTCCGTTCGGCAAACCCGCACCGTGCCCTGCCGGGGCCCTGTCCGAGTGCAGCCGAATCAATTGCCCCGGCCCGCGAGTGCCTCCCACTCGCGGCGGCTCCGATCATGACCGGCGCCGGGTGCGGCATCGTCCCACACGCTGTAGAGATCGACCACATGCTCGGCGATTTCCCCGGTCAGCGAGTGATCCTTTCCCAGCGCTTCTGAAAGGATATCGTATGACTCGAGCAGCAAGGACTCAGCCTGGCCGAATTCTTCCAACTCGAGCAACGTTTTGCCGTAGTTGGCCGCAAACATGCCGA from Wenzhouxiangella sp. AB-CW3 includes:
- a CDS encoding TAXI family TRAP transporter solute-binding subunit; protein product: MRLPVQTRRIGLALLSLALMVLLFGWLSGQRDPENHVHIVATATTGGTFYPVGVAIATLTKQVLEEEHGVALAAISSAGSEENLRLMRSGEASFAILQGLYGAWAWRGEGRLEAQEPFAELRSVTALWPNVEHFLIRRSLAPTGTMDDLGQLAGRRFSIGARYSGTEGSNRHILGALGMDPDAEFHLVYQGYGASADAFQNQLIDGMNTPAGVPVGAVTRAMAAARGEGVLLSFEPSHRDAVNRNYPELWQFFEIEAGTYPHQDEAVRTIAQSNLLAVTAEVPDAHVYKLLVALYDNLGFLHAFHAATRSMSLEAALDGLPVPLHPGAVRFYRERGIDIPEPLLPPEERAE
- the secF gene encoding protein translocase subunit SecF, which codes for MQIIKPDTKIDFMRLRNAALVLSALVLLVGITALVGRGLNFGLDFTGGTLIEVGYPTAPELAEVREALAQDGFDDFTVQTFGTAREIVVRIPVGEADETGADLSTRVLEALQRHEAGIDMRRVEFVGPQIGQELAEQGGLALLYALIGILLYVSFRFQWRFAVGAVGALVHDVLLVVGLLALFQVNFDLTVVAAILAVIGYSLNDTIVLYDRLRENFRVKRKGTPEELCNLSINQMLGRTIMTSMTTLLVLLALLYFGGEIIHAFAFTLIIGVLVGTYSSIYIAGNLALIMGVSKQDLMPVEKEGSDQPDTEVLPERFRNREA
- the secD gene encoding protein translocase subunit SecD, encoding MNRTPRWKYVLLIIVILAGIIYALPNIFGDDPAVQVSSMRGFELEPELTGEVERSLEAAGIEYRHIEFEPQRLLVRFENTDRQLRAADVLREDLSDEDYVVALNLAPATPLWLAPLGAEPMVLGLDLQGGVHFLMQVDMDSAREQQLERYVSDLRNILRDAGIRYRSVRVDRNAVVAELRSAEDRDAAMQAIGREIDELELEARDATNTFNVRATIDEEYLDELQQTALRQNITTLRNRVNELGVSEPIIQQQGSDRIVVQLPGVQDTAEAKRVLGATATVEYRAVDEQNDPYEAQRTGRVPPGSRLYFHRNGEPLLLSREVIASGDNLIGAAAGFDQQTGQPNVVVTLDGVGARRMLDHTSQNVGNRMAVVFIEHRPETRIEDGEEVHTTRRVEEVISAAVTREPFGRRFQTTGLGSSTEAAQLAMLLRAGALAAPMQIIEERTVGPSLGQDNIDQGFRSVIIGFALVLVVMAFYYKVFGLVANLALTANLVLIVALLSMLGATLTLPGIAGIVLTVGMAVDANVLIFERIREELNNGNTPQAAIRAGYEKAFSTIADANVTTLIAAIVLFMFGTGPIKGFAVTLSLGIVTSMFTAILGTRAVIGLIYGGRKRVKALAI
- the yajC gene encoding preprotein translocase subunit YajC; this translates as MDFLIASAMAQDAGAQEPSMLASLIPLILIVVIFWFLLIRPQMKRNKQHRELVSGLSVGDEVVTAGGMLGRITEVGESFVSLQLNKDVTIKLQKHSVAQVVPKGTMDSAH
- a CDS encoding ECF-type sigma factor, with product MNSDDADRQQMDDAGEVTHLLERLQQSPESLEQLIALVYDDMRRVAHFQRGNASGGAPQTTILVHEAFLKVFGKDTPAVQNRKHLLRLTALTVRQLIVDHARARLSQKRGQGAVHVELSDHSASVSREEAERVLVIEEAIDRLQEHDAKLAELVVGSYFAGYSAAELAELSDCSSRTINRELKRARAWLRLEMHAS